The Hyphomicrobiales bacterium genome has a window encoding:
- a CDS encoding hypothetical protein (Evidence 5 : Unknown function) translates to MSPALGSVNRNQNSIPILKFRVELDSSYATAFAAARRRNGRADRKIDTARERQTGRTS, encoded by the coding sequence ATGTCGCCCGCCCTGGGGAGCGTCAACAGAAATCAGAATTCTATTCCAATTTTGAAATTTAGAGTGGAATTGGATTCCAGTTATGCTACAGCCTTCGCCGCCGCACGCCGCCGGAACGGACGGGCCGACAGGAAGATCGACACGGCAAGGGAACGCCAGACAGGGAGGACGTCGTGA